Proteins from a single region of Macaca thibetana thibetana isolate TM-01 chromosome 4, ASM2454274v1, whole genome shotgun sequence:
- the HFE gene encoding hereditary hemochromatosis protein isoform X2, with the protein MGPRARPALLLLMLLQTAVLQGRLLRSHSLHYLFMGSSEQDLGLSLFEALGYVDDQLFVFYDHESRRVEPRTPWVSGRTSSQMWLQLSQSLKGWDHMFTVDFWTIMENHNHSKVPPLVKVTHHVTSSVTTLRCRALNYYPQNITMKWLKDRQPMDAKEVEPKDVLPNGDGTYQGWITLTVPPGEEQRYTCQVEHPGLDQPLLAFWEPSPSRTLVIGVISGIAVFVIILFIGILFIILRKRQTSRGVMGHYVLAERE; encoded by the exons ATGGGCCCGCGAGCCAGGCCGGCGCTTCTCCTCCTGATGCTTTTGCAGACCGCGGTCCTGCAGGGGCGCTTGCTGC gttcACACTCTCTGCACTACCTCTTCATGGGTTCCTCAGAGCAGGACCTTGGTCTTTCCCTGTTTGAAGCTTTGGGCTATGTGGACGACCAGCTGTTCGTGTTCTATGATCATGAGAGTCGCCGTGTGGAGCCCCGAACTCCATGGGTTTCCGGTAGAACGTCAAGCCAGATGTGGCTGCAGCTGAGTCAGAGTCTGAAAGGGTGGGATCACATGTTCACTGTTGACTTCTGGACTATTATGGAAAATCACAACCACAGCAAGG TGCCTCCTTTGGTGAAGGTGACACATCATGTGACCTCTTCAGTGACCACTCTACGGTGTCGGGCCCTGAACTACTACCCCCAGAACATCACCATGAAGTGGCTGAAGGATAGGCAGCCAATGGATGCCAAGGAGGTCGAACCTAAAGACGTATTGCCCAATGGGGATGGGACCTACCAGGGCTGGATAACCTTGACTGTACCCCCAGGGGAAGAACAGAGATATACTTGCCAGGTGGAGCACCCAGGCCTGGATCAGCCCCTCCTTGCTTTCTGGG agCCCTCACCATCTAGAACTCTAGTCATTGGAGTCATCAGTGGAATTGCTGTTTTTGTCATCATCTTGTTCATTGGAATTTTGTTCATAATATTAAGGAA
- the HFE gene encoding hereditary hemochromatosis protein isoform X1 produces the protein MGPRARPALLLLMLLQTAVLQGRLLRSHSLHYLFMGSSEQDLGLSLFEALGYVDDQLFVFYDHESRRVEPRTPWVSGRTSSQMWLQLSQSLKGWDHMFTVDFWTIMENHNHSKESHTLQVILGCKMQEDNSTEGFWKYGYDGQDHLEFCPDTLDWRAAEPRAWPTKLEWERHKIRARQNRAYLERDCPVQLQQLLELGRGVFDRPVPPLVKVTHHVTSSVTTLRCRALNYYPQNITMKWLKDRQPMDAKEVEPKDVLPNGDGTYQGWITLTVPPGEEQRYTCQVEHPGLDQPLLAFWEPSPSRTLVIGVISGIAVFVIILFIGILFIILRKRQTSRGVMGHYVLAERE, from the exons ATGGGCCCGCGAGCCAGGCCGGCGCTTCTCCTCCTGATGCTTTTGCAGACCGCGGTCCTGCAGGGGCGCTTGCTGC gttcACACTCTCTGCACTACCTCTTCATGGGTTCCTCAGAGCAGGACCTTGGTCTTTCCCTGTTTGAAGCTTTGGGCTATGTGGACGACCAGCTGTTCGTGTTCTATGATCATGAGAGTCGCCGTGTGGAGCCCCGAACTCCATGGGTTTCCGGTAGAACGTCAAGCCAGATGTGGCTGCAGCTGAGTCAGAGTCTGAAAGGGTGGGATCACATGTTCACTGTTGACTTCTGGACTATTATGGAAAATCACAACCACAGCAAGG AGTCCCACACCCTGCAGGTCATCCTGGGCTGCAAAATGCAAGAGGACAACAGTACCGAGGGCTTCTGGAAGTACGGGTACGATGGGCAGGACCACCTTGAATTCTGCCCTGACACACTGGATTGGAGAGCAGCAGAACCCAGGGCCTGGCCCACCAAGCTGGAGTGGGAAAGGCACAAAATTCGGGCCAGGCAGAACAGGGCCTACCTCGAGAGGGACTGCCCTGTGCAGCTGCAGCAGTTGCTGGAGCTGGGGAGAGGTGTTTTCGACCGGCCAG TGCCTCCTTTGGTGAAGGTGACACATCATGTGACCTCTTCAGTGACCACTCTACGGTGTCGGGCCCTGAACTACTACCCCCAGAACATCACCATGAAGTGGCTGAAGGATAGGCAGCCAATGGATGCCAAGGAGGTCGAACCTAAAGACGTATTGCCCAATGGGGATGGGACCTACCAGGGCTGGATAACCTTGACTGTACCCCCAGGGGAAGAACAGAGATATACTTGCCAGGTGGAGCACCCAGGCCTGGATCAGCCCCTCCTTGCTTTCTGGG agCCCTCACCATCTAGAACTCTAGTCATTGGAGTCATCAGTGGAATTGCTGTTTTTGTCATCATCTTGTTCATTGGAATTTTGTTCATAATATTAAGGAA